One window from the genome of Balaenoptera musculus isolate JJ_BM4_2016_0621 chromosome 3, mBalMus1.pri.v3, whole genome shotgun sequence encodes:
- the RAD1 gene encoding cell cycle checkpoint protein RAD1 isoform X3 codes for MPLLTQQIPDENDYSLVANLDNVRNLSTILKAIHFREHATCFATKNGIKVTVENAKCVQANAFIQAGIFQEFRVQEESVTFRINLTVLLDCLSIFGSNPMPGTLTALRMCYQGYGYPLMLFLEEGGVVTVCKINTQEPEETLDFDFCSTNVINKIILQSEGLREAFSELDMTSEVLQITMSPDKPYFRLSTFGNAGSSHLDYPKDSDLMESFHCNQTQVNRYKISLLKPSTKALVLSCKLDM; via the exons ATGCCCCTCCTAACCCAGCAGATCCCAGATGAGAATGATTACAGCTTAGTGGCCAACCTTGACAACGTCAGGAATCTCTCCACTATCTTGAAGGCCATTCATTTCCGAGAACATGCCACGTGTTTCGCTACTAAAAATGGAATCAAGGTTACAGTGGAAAACGCAAAGTGTGTGCAAGCAAATGCTTTTATTCAG GCTGGAATATTTCAAGAGTTTCGAGTTCAAGAAGAGTCTGTTACTTTTCGAATTAATTTAACTGTCCTTTTAGactgtttatctatttttggaTCAAACCCTATGCCAG GGACTTTAACTGCACTTAGGATGTGTTACCAAGGTTACGGTTACCCTTTGATGCTATTTCTGGAAGAAGGAGGAGTGGTGACAGTCTGTAAAATCAACACTCAGGAGCCCGAGGAGACTCTGGATTTTGATTTCTGCAGCACCAATgtcattaataaaattattctgcAGTCAGAGGGACTCCGTGAAGCATTTTCCGAATTGGATATGACAAGTGAGGTCCTACAGATCACCATGTCTCCAGATAAACCTTATTTCAG GTTATCTACTTTTGGGAATGCAGGAAGCTCCCACCTTGACTatcccaaagattctgatttgaTGGAATCATTTCACTGTAATCAGACCCAGGTCAACAG atACAAGATTTCTTTACTGAAACCCTCTACAAAGGCATTAGTCCTATCTTGTAAG CTGGATATGTGA
- the RAD1 gene encoding cell cycle checkpoint protein RAD1 isoform X2 has product MPLLTQQIPDENDYSLVANLDNVRNLSTILKAIHFREHATCFATKNGIKVTVENAKCVQANAFIQAGIFQEFRVQEESVTFRINLTVLLDCLSIFGSNPMPGTLTALRMCYQGYGYPLMLFLEEGGVVTVCKINTQEPEETLDFDFCSTNVINKIILQSEGLREAFSELDMTSEVLQITMSPDKPYFRYKISLLKPSTKALVLSCKVSIRTDNRGFLSLQYMIRNEDGQICFVEYYCCPDEEVPES; this is encoded by the exons ATGCCCCTCCTAACCCAGCAGATCCCAGATGAGAATGATTACAGCTTAGTGGCCAACCTTGACAACGTCAGGAATCTCTCCACTATCTTGAAGGCCATTCATTTCCGAGAACATGCCACGTGTTTCGCTACTAAAAATGGAATCAAGGTTACAGTGGAAAACGCAAAGTGTGTGCAAGCAAATGCTTTTATTCAG GCTGGAATATTTCAAGAGTTTCGAGTTCAAGAAGAGTCTGTTACTTTTCGAATTAATTTAACTGTCCTTTTAGactgtttatctatttttggaTCAAACCCTATGCCAG GGACTTTAACTGCACTTAGGATGTGTTACCAAGGTTACGGTTACCCTTTGATGCTATTTCTGGAAGAAGGAGGAGTGGTGACAGTCTGTAAAATCAACACTCAGGAGCCCGAGGAGACTCTGGATTTTGATTTCTGCAGCACCAATgtcattaataaaattattctgcAGTCAGAGGGACTCCGTGAAGCATTTTCCGAATTGGATATGACAAGTGAGGTCCTACAGATCACCATGTCTCCAGATAAACCTTATTTCAG atACAAGATTTCTTTACTGAAACCCTCTACAAAGGCATTAGTCCTATCTTGTAAGGTATCTATTCGAACAGATAACCGAGGATTCCTCTCATTACAGTATATGATTAGAAATGAAGATGGACAAATATGTTTTGTAGAATATTACTGCTGTCCTGATGAAGAAGTTCCTGAATCTTAG
- the RAD1 gene encoding cell cycle checkpoint protein RAD1 isoform X1, whose product MPLLTQQIPDENDYSLVANLDNVRNLSTILKAIHFREHATCFATKNGIKVTVENAKCVQANAFIQAGIFQEFRVQEESVTFRINLTVLLDCLSIFGSNPMPGTLTALRMCYQGYGYPLMLFLEEGGVVTVCKINTQEPEETLDFDFCSTNVINKIILQSEGLREAFSELDMTSEVLQITMSPDKPYFRLSTFGNAGSSHLDYPKDSDLMESFHCNQTQVNRYKISLLKPSTKALVLSCKVSIRTDNRGFLSLQYMIRNEDGQICFVEYYCCPDEEVPES is encoded by the exons ATGCCCCTCCTAACCCAGCAGATCCCAGATGAGAATGATTACAGCTTAGTGGCCAACCTTGACAACGTCAGGAATCTCTCCACTATCTTGAAGGCCATTCATTTCCGAGAACATGCCACGTGTTTCGCTACTAAAAATGGAATCAAGGTTACAGTGGAAAACGCAAAGTGTGTGCAAGCAAATGCTTTTATTCAG GCTGGAATATTTCAAGAGTTTCGAGTTCAAGAAGAGTCTGTTACTTTTCGAATTAATTTAACTGTCCTTTTAGactgtttatctatttttggaTCAAACCCTATGCCAG GGACTTTAACTGCACTTAGGATGTGTTACCAAGGTTACGGTTACCCTTTGATGCTATTTCTGGAAGAAGGAGGAGTGGTGACAGTCTGTAAAATCAACACTCAGGAGCCCGAGGAGACTCTGGATTTTGATTTCTGCAGCACCAATgtcattaataaaattattctgcAGTCAGAGGGACTCCGTGAAGCATTTTCCGAATTGGATATGACAAGTGAGGTCCTACAGATCACCATGTCTCCAGATAAACCTTATTTCAG GTTATCTACTTTTGGGAATGCAGGAAGCTCCCACCTTGACTatcccaaagattctgatttgaTGGAATCATTTCACTGTAATCAGACCCAGGTCAACAG atACAAGATTTCTTTACTGAAACCCTCTACAAAGGCATTAGTCCTATCTTGTAAGGTATCTATTCGAACAGATAACCGAGGATTCCTCTCATTACAGTATATGATTAGAAATGAAGATGGACAAATATGTTTTGTAGAATATTACTGCTGTCCTGATGAAGAAGTTCCTGAATCTTAG
- the BRIX1 gene encoding ribosome biogenesis protein BRX1 homolog encodes MAVTKRKRRGGAAFQAKKLKRNEKDAKPPAKPSDVAEEAEEEERDRIPGPVCKGKWKNKERILIFSSRGINFRTRHLMQDLRMLMPHSKADTKMDRKDKLFVINEVCEIKNCNKCIYFEAKKKQDLYMWLSNSPHGPSAKFLVQNIHTLAELKMTGNCLKGSRPLLSFDPAFDELPHFALLKELLIQIFSTPRYHPKSQPFVDHVFTFTILDNRIWFRNFQIIEEDAALVEIGPRFVLNLIKIFQGSFGGPTLYENPHYQSPNMHRRVIRSITAAKYREKQQVKDVQKLRKKQPKTILPHDPTADVFVTPAEEKPIEIQWVKPEPKVDLKARKKRIYKRQRKMKQKMNCGNAK; translated from the exons ATGGCGGTGACGAAGAGGAAACGGCGTGGAGGCGCGGCGTTTCAGGCGAAAAAgctaaaaagaaacgaaaaagaTGCTAAGCCGCCTGCTAAGCCGAGCGACGTAGcagaggaggcggaggaggaagagagagatcgTATCCCAGGCCCGGTTTGCAAG ggcAAGTGGAAAAATAAGGAACGGATTCTCATCTTTTCTTCTAGAGGAATAAATTTCAGAACAAGACATTTAATGCAAGACTTGAGAATGTTGATGCCTCATTCTAAAGCAG atacTAAAATGGATCGTAAAGATAAGTTATTTGTGATTAACGAg GTTTGTGAAATAAAAAACTGCAATAAATGTATCTATTTTGAAGCTAAGAAAAAACAAGATCTCTATATGTG gcTTTCAAATTCACCTCATGGACCATCTGCTAAATTCCTTGTTCAAAATA ttCATACCCTAGCTGAGCTAAAGATGACTGGAAACTGTTTGAAAGGTTCTCGGCCCCTCTTGTCTTTTGATCCT GCTTTTGATGAATTACCACATTTTGCTTTGTTAAAAGAACTCTTAATTCAG ATCTTTAGTACACCACGGTATCATCCCAAAAGTCAACCATTTGTGGACCATGTGTTTACGTTCACTATTTTGGATAATAGGATATGGTTTCGGAACTTTCAG ATCATAGAAGAAGATGCTGCTCTTGTAGAAATAGGACCCCGTTTTGTCTTAAATCTCATAAAGATTTTCCAGGGAAGTTTTGGAGGACCAACTTTGTATGAAAATCCTCACTACCAGTCACCAAACATG caTCGGCGTGTCATAAGATCCATCACAGCTGCAAAATACAGAGAGAAACAGCAAGTGAAAGACGTGCAGAAGCTGAGAAAGAAACAACCAAAGACTATTCTTCCCCATGATCCCACTGCAGATGTTTTTGTTACACCAGCTGAGGAAAAGCCGATAGAAATACAGTGGGTAAAACCAGAGCCAAAAGTAGAtttgaaagcaagaaagaaaaggatttataaaaggcaaaggaaaatgaaacagaagatgaactgtgggaatgcaaaatga